TTTGGTTCGATAAAATCAAGTAGACTCTAAAGAGTAAGTCGTTTTTGGTTAGCTTGTTCCTGAATATCCTCAAAAAAGGCGGTGAATTCCTGTTCAAACTCAGTATAAAATTCTTTGAGTTCTGCTGTTGCAAACTGCATTTTTGAAATATTTTTTGACCGTCGGTCCATTTGAGTCAGAATATGTTGAATTCCATCAATTGTTCTATAGCTCAAAAGCCAGTTTTCTCTGGTCATAACAGGTAGTAAACCTTGTATTTTTTCAGTTAAAACAGCATGATTTTCATGTAAAGAGTTATAGAATCTATCAACGAAATCTTCCAGATTTTCGTCTGAATATTTAGACCAGTTCTTGGCCAAAAAATGATCATAAACAATATCTACAATGACACCTGCATAATGATGGTACTTTTCGTGTAAACGTTTGGTACTTTGTCTGAAAACATCGTGAGAATCTGTATAAGTATCAATAAAGCGATGTAAGAGTATCCCTTTTTGTACATCTTTTGGGAAATGTTCAAATTGCTTTCCACGAATGCCATCAGCCATAAAATTGCCAATTTTTATTAAATCATTATCACCTGAAAGATATATGTGGGCTAAGAAATTCATTTTTTTATTATTCTAAGTTACTAAGGAACTA
The sequence above is drawn from the Flavobacterium sp. N2038 genome and encodes:
- a CDS encoding ACP phosphodiesterase; this translates as MNFLAHIYLSGDNDLIKIGNFMADGIRGKQFEHFPKDVQKGILLHRFIDTYTDSHDVFRQSTKRLHEKYHHYAGVIVDIVYDHFLAKNWSKYSDENLEDFVDRFYNSLHENHAVLTEKIQGLLPVMTRENWLLSYRTIDGIQHILTQMDRRSKNISKMQFATAELKEFYTEFEQEFTAFFEDIQEQANQKRLTL